The Rhodothermales bacterium genome segment CTCCTTACCGTCCTCGTATCGAACGTAGTAGTAATGGTCCCCGGTGCGGTACGGAACGGTCGAATCGTCTTGCTTTATCCTGGCCTTGATCTCGTCGAAGATCGTCTGCTGCAGATCTTTCGTGTGCGCCATGACCTGATCGAGATAGGCATTCTCGGCTTCCAGGTAGTTGATGGTGGCGGGATTGTCCCTCTCCTTCAGCCAGTAGTACTCGTCCACGCGAACATCTCCATGCTTTTCGAGAGACGTCGGGTGCACCTCTGCCATCGGCGCGACGAGATCTTGCGACTGCCCACTCGCGGGGTACAGCAGAAGCGGTATCGCGAGCCAGACCATATGGGACCTGAGACCCATCTTGTGCGCTTTCCCAGACATACATCGATCCTCCAGTATGAATCGTTAGTGACCTAGAACTCCATCGTGGCTCCCGGATCCAACACGCGTGCCACGTAGCCTTCAGCTGCCACTCTGTCCGCC includes the following:
- a CDS encoding oligopeptidase B (PtrB; oligopeptidase that cleaves peptide bonds following arginine and lysine residues) — its product is MAEVHPTSLEKHGDVRVDEYYWLKERDNPATINYLEAENAYLDQVMAHTKDLQQTIFDEIKARIKQDDSTVPYRTGDHYYYVRYEDGKE